The following are from one region of the Abiotrophia defectiva ATCC 49176 genome:
- a CDS encoding ATP-binding cassette domain-containing protein has translation MIHLAHMDKNFGRHQVLKDVNLDVPAHSFTVIHGKSGSGKSTLLNILGLLTHYDAGQYQLFGQPAPAPYSSQAMKLRREAISYVFQNFALIDNESIEQNLKLASHYLPKSQASRQAMLAALEAVNLDLPLKTKVYTMSGGEKQRLALARLKLRDSRLILADEPTGSLDAENKTIIIQLLRSFADQGKAVLVVTHDPDFLEVADSRMELN, from the coding sequence ATGATACACTTAGCCCATATGGATAAAAATTTTGGCCGACACCAGGTCCTTAAGGACGTCAATCTAGATGTTCCTGCTCACTCCTTTACAGTTATTCATGGCAAAAGTGGTAGCGGCAAGTCTACGCTACTCAATATTTTAGGTCTTTTGACTCATTATGATGCGGGCCAATACCAACTGTTTGGACAGCCCGCACCTGCACCCTACAGCAGTCAAGCCATGAAATTGCGACGGGAAGCAATTTCCTATGTTTTTCAAAATTTCGCCCTCATCGACAATGAGAGCATCGAGCAGAATCTTAAGCTAGCCAGTCACTATCTGCCTAAGTCTCAAGCTAGCCGACAGGCCATGTTAGCAGCTTTAGAGGCAGTGAATCTCGACTTGCCACTTAAGACCAAGGTCTACACCATGTCAGGTGGAGAGAAACAACGCCTAGCTTTGGCTCGACTCAAATTGCGGGACAGTCGTCTCATTCTAGCCGATGAGCCAACAGGTTCCCTAGACGCCGAGAATAAGACGATTATCATCCAATTACTCAGATCATTTGCTGACCAAGGAAAGGCAGTGCTTGTCGTAACCCACGACCCAGATTTCTTAGAGGTAGCCGACTCAAGGATGGAGTTGAATTAG